The region GAAGATAGTAAAAAGCTCCGCGAAGAATTAAGCGGCATGATGAAACTACTCCGTGAGGAAAAGCAAGGACGAGCAAATGCCGAACTGGATGCTGCGAAGAAGCTAGCTCAAGATGAAGATAAAATCCGCGAAGAAGTGCTAAAGAACGCCGACGAGAAATACCGGCTAAAGACCATGGAGCAAGAGAAGAAGATTGCTGACATGCAAAAGTCGCTCGACGAGGCGCAGCGTAAAGCAGCCCAGGGATCTCAGCAGAACCAAGGCGAGGTATTAGAACTTGACCTGGAAAACCGCCTGCGCGAGGAATTTCCGTTTGATGACATCAGCGAAGTTAAAAAAGGCCAGCGTGGTGCGGATATAGTCCAGACGGTCAAAAACCAAGCCTTTGCCGCCTGCGGCATACTACTTTGGGAAACGAAGAACGGCAAATGGCAGCCAGCGTGGATTCCAAAGTTCAAACAAGACATTCGCGAGGCAAATGCGAATATTGGCGTGATCGTATCGCAGGAAATTCCTAGCGAATACGGCGATATGAAGCATCTAGAAGCTAACGTATGGGTAGTAAAGCCCAAACTAGCGCCAGTCCTCGCGGCTGCACTACGCGGCACAATACTGCAAGTAGACGCGGCCAACCGTAATAACGAAGGCAAAGATGCCAAGATGGAAGCCCTCTACCAGTTCCTGGTTGGTCCTGAATTCCGTCACCGAGTAGAGGCTATCGTTGAAAACTACGGGACGTTGCAATCTGAAATTGAAAAAGAAAAGCGCGCAGCATCGCTACGTTGGGCGCATCAGGAAAAGGCGATCCGTGCGGTTATAGATAATACGATCGGTATGTATGGCGATCTACAAGGGATTACCAGTAGGGCACTGCCGGCGATTAAATCGCTTGAAATTGACGAAGAAGAGTACGAGCAACCCCGATTGATAGATTGACATTTAGTAATTTTAAGAGTATAATATTATAGTCAAGATTTATAGTCAAACTGCAAATCGCGACTCGACCAACGGAGATAAGCAGATGCTCGAGCACTACGTACGACGCGCTAGGAGACTTCCCATGGAGATTAAGCACAGGTGGTGGATGACCTTTCGGGTTCGCAACCACCCCTCGCCCTTCTACCTTAAGATATACGACTGGAGTCAGAGCCGGTACGGCAAGGTCTCGCGACCAGCCGCCAAGCTCTTCGGCTACCTGTGGAGCAACCTGTTCGCAGAGCAGATCGCCAGCTATAAGTTTCACCGGGCGGTCTCGAGCCACGTGAAGAGTTTGGAGTTCCAGTTTCGGCTGAGACAGTTCATCGGGCGTACGGCCAACAGGGAGACCCCTGAGGTTTGCGCCCGAATCCTTCTACGTCAGCCCGACGAGTAGTACCTGCCCTTCTGCGGTCGAGCCCCTTACACTACGGTGTCTGGGGCTCGATTCATTTCTAGGGATAGCTAGATTGACATAAACACAATTATGATGTATAACAGTAGTCTGTGGAACACGATGTTTCATAAACGGCTATTGGGGGATTATGGAGTACGGATGTTTTAAAGCCTTTCGGGCTCGCGTCACTCTAGCAATATCAGAATATGGATGGAAACGAAGGGGATTAGGCTTGCCTAAACTCACCTTCTCGTCCAAGGATGAGGCCCGGGCGCACCGACAGCGCCTGGAAGAGATTGAGATTCTCTTCCAGAGGATGCAGACGTTACAGAACCGTAGGTATCGCTTCAATCGGCGAACCACCCTCGGTGCGGGTAGTTTTAATCCCGAGAAGGATTACAACTTGCGCGTGAACATGCTCAAAGAGAAGTTCGCGCTGGAACTGACGTTTAAGCGCGAACTTCAAGAGCAGGGATCGCGTACCGGGATGTATTCCCCGTTCTTTGTTTGGATCACGGCCAAAAGCTTCGAGCTTGACTTTGAGATCCAAGAGACTGAAGAACATCTTCGTCTGGCTGGCTGTAATGTCAAGGAACTTCGCAAGAAGTACGACCCTGACGAAAACTATTAACTCCACAATTCACCAATGGTCGAAGCCTCCGCGCATGTATGTGTTCGGAGGCTCGACTCTTTTTAGAGGTATATAATGAAAGTACAAGACGACTGTGTCTTGGACAACCATTAGGGGGTGAGCGCGTTGATACGTGGCTACCTGGCGGCTTGGTATGCCGTAGGCAAAGATGTGAAGTCAAAGATCGTGGTAGTGCCTGTCCCGGCTAAAATGCCCGACGAAGCACCACGCACGGTC is a window of Candidatus Saccharimonadales bacterium DNA encoding:
- a CDS encoding DUF2130 domain-containing protein; the protein is MNTITCPHCGKAVEVDKVLEGQIEAQVIAAEHKKHEAELAKVRQEVEETAKRERDAALLRTAKQIEGEKELLKQQAADELELAKRKLEQEAASLAKKAASEQDGLVKSLREDAESAKEDSKKLREELSGMMKLLREEKQGRANAELDAAKKLAQDEDKIREEVLKNADEKYRLKTMEQEKKIADMQKSLDEAQRKAAQGSQQNQGEVLELDLENRLREEFPFDDISEVKKGQRGADIVQTVKNQAFAACGILLWETKNGKWQPAWIPKFKQDIREANANIGVIVSQEIPSEYGDMKHLEANVWVVKPKLAPVLAAALRGTILQVDAANRNNEGKDAKMEALYQFLVGPEFRHRVEAIVENYGTLQSEIEKEKRAASLRWAHQEKAIRAVIDNTIGMYGDLQGITSRALPAIKSLEIDEEEYEQPRLID